A genomic stretch from Marinimicrobium sp. C6131 includes:
- a CDS encoding FKBP-type peptidyl-prolyl cis-trans isomerase gives MPSKKLNKGSSGQNRKASEQYMDKFRQKPGVVETDSGLLYREVEPGQGLTPTMDDKVVVNQRIQLVNGKVIGDTYQEGMPDTFWMKEAIAGIQEGLQLMREGARYEFVVPPELAWGKKGVGNKIGPNAVLIFDLRLMEVAFD, from the coding sequence ATGCCCTCCAAAAAGCTCAACAAAGGCTCCTCCGGCCAGAATCGCAAAGCCAGCGAACAGTACATGGACAAGTTCCGCCAGAAGCCCGGCGTGGTGGAAACCGATTCCGGGCTGCTCTACCGGGAGGTGGAGCCCGGCCAGGGCCTGACGCCCACCATGGACGATAAAGTGGTAGTCAACCAACGCATCCAATTGGTCAACGGCAAAGTGATTGGCGACACCTATCAGGAGGGGATGCCCGATACCTTCTGGATGAAAGAAGCCATTGCCGGTATTCAGGAGGGGTTACAACTGATGCGGGAAGGCGCCCGCTACGAGTTCGTGGTTCCCCCGGAGCTGGCCTGGGGCAAGAAGGGTGTGGGCAACAAAATCGGGCCCAATGCGGTGTTGATCTTCGACCTGCGCCTGATGGAAGTGGCGTTCGACTAG
- a CDS encoding adenylate/guanylate cyclase domain-containing protein — protein sequence MTKNSAHKKPEEAQAESPLHQYYFRSLICFAAAGTLASYIEWSAIQPVYIGTIVFLLLYTYLTYHFTHTLDREKLSRVTRYLSWADAALIGLVLSLTNFSLLPLALFLTMIQFNALLTGGLRRWVEDNVAFAVGILLSFLVHKPQWVFSSSIEISAASLIGIITYFLAYALYMHQRMRRLIMNQMKLENEQKWHKIRSYKLSRYLPPPVWRAINQGKDHMLQAERKRITVFFSDIKNFSQLSEEMEAEALTELLNHYLTEMSKIITHFGGTIDKFMGDGIMVMFGDSNSKGVKQDCMNCVSMAIAMKKRMKSLQQEWYNQGIKKPLQIRMGMNTGYCTVGTFGTSSHLDYTVLGTHVNLASRLESAAQPDEILISHETWSLVKDAVMCQDKGEITVKGFSQPVKVYQVAGFRKDMGKNQSFFEDRAEGFSMYLDLEKVRNYEKAKVIKALQTAAEKLKDKVIV from the coding sequence ATGACTAAGAACTCAGCGCACAAAAAGCCCGAAGAGGCCCAGGCGGAATCACCGCTTCACCAATACTATTTTCGATCACTGATCTGCTTTGCCGCCGCAGGTACGCTGGCCTCCTACATTGAGTGGTCGGCTATCCAGCCCGTGTATATTGGCACCATTGTTTTTCTGCTTCTATACACCTACCTGACCTACCACTTCACCCACACTCTGGATCGCGAAAAACTCAGCCGTGTGACCCGCTATCTGTCCTGGGCCGACGCGGCGTTGATCGGGCTGGTACTCAGCCTGACCAACTTCAGCCTGTTACCACTGGCGTTATTTCTGACCATGATCCAGTTCAACGCGCTGCTGACCGGTGGACTGCGGCGTTGGGTGGAGGACAACGTCGCCTTTGCCGTGGGTATTCTGCTCAGCTTTCTGGTGCACAAGCCACAGTGGGTGTTCAGCAGCAGCATTGAAATCAGTGCGGCCAGTCTGATTGGCATCATCACCTATTTTCTGGCGTATGCCCTGTACATGCACCAGCGAATGCGCCGCCTGATCATGAACCAGATGAAGCTGGAGAATGAGCAGAAATGGCACAAGATCCGCTCGTACAAACTGTCCCGGTACCTGCCGCCGCCGGTATGGCGCGCGATCAATCAGGGCAAGGACCATATGCTTCAGGCGGAGCGCAAGCGTATCACCGTGTTCTTCTCGGACATCAAGAACTTCAGCCAGCTGTCAGAAGAAATGGAAGCCGAAGCCCTCACGGAACTGCTCAACCACTACCTGACCGAAATGTCGAAAATCATCACCCACTTTGGCGGCACTATCGACAAGTTTATGGGTGACGGCATTATGGTCATGTTCGGTGACAGCAACAGCAAAGGCGTCAAACAGGACTGCATGAACTGTGTCTCCATGGCCATCGCCATGAAAAAACGCATGAAATCCCTGCAGCAGGAGTGGTACAACCAGGGCATCAAAAAGCCCCTGCAGATCCGGATGGGCATGAACACCGGTTACTGTACGGTCGGCACCTTCGGTACCTCAAGCCACCTGGACTACACCGTGCTGGGCACTCACGTGAACCTGGCCAGCCGCCTGGAGTCCGCCGCACAGCCGGACGAAATCCTGATTTCCCACGAGACCTGGTCGCTGGTCAAGGACGCCGTCATGTGTCAGGACAAGGGCGAAATCACGGTGAAGGGCTTCAGCCAACCGGTAAAGGTCTACCAGGTAGCCGGTTTCCGCAAGGACATGGGTAAAAACCAGAGCTTCTTTGAGGATCGCGCCGAAGGCTTCTCCATGTACCTGGACCTGGAGAAAGTGCGCAACTATGAAAAGGCCAAGGTGATCAAGGCGTTGCAGACCGCCGCCGAAAAACTCAAGGATAAGGTCATCGTATAG
- a CDS encoding PA2817 family protein yields MSTQLNHYAETQHRDYHLRLLRDFIQQAQQQPPFIEEDCPEDDLEFLARLEALPRAHQDEDFLYRGQQVLSRVVAAYGHLVPLLHRDLLWYFGGDCLHYMPDEEIAKYQLLDERRHEAIAEGREFSYEHERAKVFGLH; encoded by the coding sequence GTGTCGACTCAGCTCAACCATTACGCGGAAACACAGCATCGAGACTACCACTTGCGCCTGTTGCGCGATTTTATCCAGCAGGCTCAGCAGCAGCCCCCGTTTATTGAGGAAGACTGCCCCGAGGATGACCTGGAGTTTCTGGCCCGCCTGGAAGCGCTCCCCAGAGCCCACCAGGACGAGGACTTCCTGTACCGGGGGCAACAGGTCCTGAGCCGGGTTGTGGCCGCCTACGGCCACTTGGTACCGCTGCTGCACCGCGACCTGCTCTGGTACTTCGGTGGCGACTGCCTGCATTACATGCCGGATGAAGAGATCGCCAAATACCAGCTCCTGGACGAACGCCGCCACGAAGCCATTGCCGAAGGCCGGGAGTTCTCCTATGAACACGAACGGGCCAAGGTGTTTGGCCTGCATTAG
- a CDS encoding pyridoxal phosphate-dependent aminotransferase, whose translation MRTVNKSTKLEGVCYDIRGPVLEHANRLEEEGHRILKLNIGNPAPFGFAAPDEIIQDVIYNLPNAEGYTESRGLFAARKAIMQESQRLDIPNIEIDDIFLGNGVSEMIVMAMQALLNNGDEVLVPAPDYPLWTAAINLAGGKAVHYLCDEQSDWFPDVADIASKITDRTRGIVVINPNNPTGAVYSQDVLEQIVQLAREKNLIIYADEIYSKILYDDAEFIPLARLAQDVLCVSFNGLSKCYRLAGFRSGWMTVSGAKHKAKGYIEGLEMLASMRLCANVPAMYAVQTALGGYQSINELIVPGGRLRDQRDAALKAIDEIPGMSCVKPKGALYLFPKLDLNRYKIKDDQQMVLDFLIQEKVLLVQGTAFNWPDRDHLRIVFLPREDDLTKAIQRLGRFLEHYSQ comes from the coding sequence ATGCGCACCGTCAATAAATCCACCAAGCTCGAAGGGGTCTGCTACGACATTCGCGGCCCGGTTCTTGAGCACGCCAACCGCCTGGAAGAAGAAGGCCACCGAATTCTCAAGCTGAACATCGGCAATCCGGCGCCCTTTGGCTTTGCCGCCCCCGATGAAATCATCCAGGACGTCATCTACAACCTGCCCAACGCGGAAGGCTACACAGAATCCCGCGGGCTGTTCGCGGCGCGCAAGGCGATCATGCAGGAAAGCCAGCGCCTGGATATCCCCAATATTGAAATCGACGATATTTTCCTGGGCAATGGCGTCAGCGAAATGATCGTCATGGCCATGCAGGCGCTGCTGAATAACGGCGACGAGGTGCTGGTGCCCGCCCCCGACTACCCGCTGTGGACGGCGGCGATCAACCTCGCGGGTGGCAAAGCGGTGCACTATCTGTGCGATGAGCAATCCGACTGGTTTCCGGACGTGGCCGATATCGCCAGCAAGATCACCGACCGCACCCGCGGCATTGTGGTGATCAACCCGAACAACCCCACCGGGGCGGTGTACAGCCAGGATGTGCTGGAGCAGATTGTTCAGCTCGCGCGGGAAAAGAACCTGATCATTTACGCCGACGAAATCTACAGCAAGATTCTGTACGACGATGCCGAATTCATTCCCCTGGCTCGCCTGGCCCAGGACGTACTGTGCGTCAGCTTTAACGGCCTGTCCAAATGCTACCGTCTGGCGGGCTTCCGCTCCGGCTGGATGACCGTCAGCGGCGCCAAGCACAAGGCCAAGGGCTATATTGAAGGCCTGGAAATGCTTGCCTCCATGCGACTGTGTGCCAATGTGCCGGCCATGTACGCGGTACAGACCGCGCTCGGTGGCTACCAGAGCATCAACGAGCTGATCGTCCCCGGCGGCCGCCTGCGGGATCAGCGGGATGCGGCATTGAAGGCCATTGATGAAATTCCCGGCATGAGCTGCGTCAAACCCAAGGGCGCACTCTACCTGTTCCCGAAACTGGACCTGAACCGCTATAAAATCAAGGACGACCAACAGATGGTGCTGGACTTCCTGATTCAGGAGAAAGTACTGCTGGTACAGGGAACCGCTTTCAACTGGCCCGACCGGGATCACCTGCGGATTGTATTCCTGCCCCGGGAAGACGACCTGACCAAGGCCATTCAGCGCCTGGGCCGGTTCCTGGAGCATTACTCGCAATAA
- a CDS encoding nitroreductase family protein: MHALDVLHQRVSSPKLTEPAPSDAQRDAIYRAALRAADHGLMQPWRFLVVEGEGLDRLGDLFVQAALKDAPDTPEPDQQSLRAKPRRAPLILVAIAACRQNPKVPHVEQLISAGAAVQNMLNAAFAQGVGAFWRTGAMTYHPVVNEGLGVGELEQIVGFLYLGTPAKPPQPPKSVNPETFFHPWPGQ, encoded by the coding sequence ATGCACGCACTAGACGTATTGCACCAACGGGTTTCTTCTCCCAAGTTGACTGAACCGGCTCCCAGTGATGCACAGCGGGATGCCATTTATCGTGCGGCGCTGCGTGCCGCCGATCACGGCCTGATGCAGCCCTGGCGCTTTCTGGTGGTTGAAGGGGAGGGGCTGGATCGACTGGGCGATCTGTTTGTGCAGGCCGCATTGAAAGACGCTCCGGACACGCCTGAACCCGACCAGCAGTCCCTTCGGGCCAAGCCGCGCCGCGCGCCGCTGATTCTGGTGGCCATCGCCGCCTGCCGGCAGAACCCCAAGGTGCCCCACGTAGAGCAACTGATTTCGGCCGGAGCGGCGGTCCAGAACATGCTCAACGCCGCCTTCGCCCAGGGGGTAGGTGCCTTCTGGCGGACCGGAGCCATGACTTACCATCCGGTGGTGAATGAAGGGCTGGGCGTCGGCGAGCTGGAACAGATCGTGGGCTTCCTCTACCTGGGCACCCCCGCCAAACCACCCCAGCCTCCCAAGTCAGTGAATCCAGAGACATTTTTTCACCCCTGGCCGGGCCAATAG
- the queF gene encoding NADPH-dependent 7-cyano-7-deazaguanine reductase QueF (Catalyzes the NADPH-dependent reduction of 7-cyano-7-deazaguanine (preQ0) to 7-aminomethyl-7-deazaguanine (preQ1) in queuosine biosynthesis), which yields MSEHTSNSHGPLGQQTAYASSYDPGLLFPIARVETRASLGLSESALPFYGTDLWTGYEVSWLDECGKPIVAVAQFRLPCTSPNLIESKSFKLYLNSYNQSRFAGQEQVRAQMIQDLSAAAGADVSVQLEPVADAQLPIAEAGGECIDALPVTIEHYHPAPELLATGAEWVEERLHSHLLKSNCPVTGQPDWATVEIHYRGPKIEREGLLKYVVSFREHQDFHEHCVERMFVDLQARCQPEFLTVFARYTRRGGLDINPWRSSAPGPVPGFERLVRQ from the coding sequence ATGAGTGAGCACACATCCAACAGTCATGGACCGCTCGGGCAGCAGACGGCCTACGCCTCGAGCTATGACCCCGGGTTGTTGTTTCCCATCGCCCGGGTCGAGACTCGGGCGTCCCTGGGGTTGAGTGAGTCGGCGCTGCCGTTTTATGGCACCGACCTCTGGACCGGCTATGAGGTCTCCTGGTTGGATGAGTGCGGTAAGCCCATCGTCGCCGTCGCGCAATTTCGATTGCCGTGCACCAGTCCGAACCTGATTGAGTCCAAATCATTCAAGCTGTATCTGAACTCTTACAATCAAAGCCGCTTTGCCGGGCAGGAGCAGGTGCGGGCGCAGATGATCCAGGACTTGAGTGCGGCCGCCGGTGCGGATGTCAGCGTTCAGCTTGAGCCGGTGGCGGATGCTCAACTGCCGATTGCCGAGGCGGGCGGGGAGTGTATCGACGCGTTGCCGGTTACCATCGAGCACTACCACCCGGCGCCCGAGTTGCTTGCCACAGGCGCGGAATGGGTGGAAGAGCGGCTGCACAGTCATCTGTTGAAGAGCAATTGCCCGGTCACCGGTCAGCCGGATTGGGCCACGGTGGAAATTCATTATCGCGGTCCGAAAATCGAACGAGAGGGTTTGCTGAAGTACGTGGTGTCGTTTCGCGAACATCAGGACTTTCACGAACACTGCGTTGAGCGGATGTTTGTCGATCTACAGGCGCGCTGTCAGCCGGAGTTTCTGACGGTGTTCGCGCGCTACACTCGTCGCGGCGGGTTGGATATCAACCCCTGGCGCAGCTCCGCGCCGGGGCCTGTCCCCGGCTTTGAGCGCCTGGTGCGTCAGTAG
- a CDS encoding ABC transporter ATP-binding protein, with product MTAALSIRNLSKVYGSGFHALKGISMEVQPGDFFALLGPNGAGKSTTIGILCSLVRKSGGEVEIFGHNIDTDFSRAKKEVGIVPQEFNFSQFEKVQDIVLQQGGFYGLPRSVAMVQTEKYLKKLGLWDKRNTPARMLSGGMKRRLMIARALVHEPKLLILDEPTAGVDIELRRSMWEFLREINAQGTTIILTTHYLEEAESLCRHVAIIDQGRIVKNTTIRSLLKELNREVFIFDCANSVWEAPEIEGFETRLLDEHSFEVDLEKGQSLNRVFDALTAQGLDIVSMRNKANRLEELFVAMTGNGQVAEPATDEPEETTANEPATGGDRRGV from the coding sequence ATGACAGCTGCACTTTCGATTAGAAATCTCTCCAAAGTCTACGGGAGCGGCTTCCATGCCCTGAAGGGCATTTCCATGGAGGTTCAGCCCGGCGACTTTTTTGCGCTGCTGGGCCCCAACGGGGCCGGCAAGTCCACCACCATTGGCATTCTCTGTTCACTGGTCCGCAAGAGCGGCGGCGAGGTGGAAATTTTTGGCCATAACATTGATACCGACTTCTCCCGAGCCAAAAAAGAAGTGGGCATCGTGCCCCAGGAATTCAATTTCAGCCAGTTTGAAAAAGTTCAGGATATTGTGCTGCAACAGGGCGGTTTTTATGGGCTGCCCCGGTCGGTCGCCATGGTACAGACCGAAAAATACCTGAAAAAACTTGGCCTGTGGGACAAGCGCAATACCCCCGCCCGTATGCTCTCCGGCGGTATGAAGCGCCGGTTGATGATTGCCCGCGCACTGGTGCACGAGCCCAAGCTGTTGATTCTCGATGAGCCCACCGCCGGGGTGGATATTGAGCTGCGCCGTTCCATGTGGGAGTTCCTGCGGGAGATCAATGCTCAGGGTACCACCATCATCCTGACCACTCACTATCTGGAAGAGGCGGAAAGCCTGTGCCGCCATGTGGCCATTATCGATCAGGGCAGAATCGTCAAAAACACCACCATTCGTAGCCTGCTCAAAGAGCTGAACCGCGAGGTGTTCATTTTCGATTGCGCCAACTCGGTGTGGGAAGCGCCAGAGATCGAAGGCTTTGAAACCCGGCTGCTGGATGAGCACAGTTTTGAGGTGGATCTGGAAAAAGGCCAGTCGTTGAACCGGGTGTTTGACGCGCTGACCGCCCAGGGGCTCGATATCGTCAGTATGCGCAACAAAGCCAACCGACTTGAGGAACTGTTCGTCGCCATGACCGGCAACGGTCAGGTGGCTGAGCCCGCCACTGACGAACCAGAAGAGACAACGGCCAACGAACCAGCGACCGGAGGTGATCGTCGTGGAGTTTAA
- the msrB gene encoding peptide-methionine (R)-S-oxide reductase MsrB has translation MSDPKNRSDAEWRQQLSPEQYRICREKGTEPPFTGEYWDVFSDGTYRCRGCGEPLFDADTKFDAGCGWPSFYAPKSETAIEEAFDGSHGMRRTEVMCRRCGCHLGHVFPDGPAPTGLRYCINSASIKLDEE, from the coding sequence ATGAGTGACCCGAAAAATCGCAGCGACGCCGAATGGCGTCAGCAATTGTCGCCGGAGCAATACCGGATCTGCCGGGAGAAGGGCACCGAGCCACCGTTCACCGGTGAGTATTGGGATGTGTTCTCAGACGGAACCTATCGGTGTCGTGGCTGCGGCGAACCCCTGTTCGATGCCGATACCAAATTCGATGCAGGCTGTGGTTGGCCGAGCTTTTACGCGCCAAAATCCGAGACGGCCATTGAGGAAGCCTTTGACGGCAGTCACGGTATGAGACGAACCGAGGTGATGTGCCGCCGCTGTGGGTGCCACTTGGGACACGTTTTTCCCGATGGTCCCGCACCAACGGGATTGCGTTACTGCATCAACTCCGCATCCATAAAGCTGGACGAGGAGTAG
- a CDS encoding TatD family hydrolase, whose protein sequence is MQYFDPHIHMSSRTTDDYQNMAAAGIRAVIEPAFWMGQPRTNVGSFIDYFASLVGWERFRASQFGIAHYCTIGINSKEANNEGLAREALEILPNFALKEGVVAIGEIGYDEITPAEEYIYQRQLEFAVEHDMVVMVHSPHRDKKNGIIRSIDVAREIGVPMEKLVIDHNNEETVDDVLNSGAWAAFTIYPNTKMGSERMVEVVRKYGPERIIVDSSADWGVSDPLSVPKTANLMRERGIEEKAIELTCWQNALDAYAQSGQIDIDELSRPAVIDQRQSYNDNTVLRGQQPRVDEPVPN, encoded by the coding sequence ATGCAGTACTTTGACCCGCATATTCATATGAGCAGTCGCACCACCGACGATTACCAGAACATGGCCGCCGCGGGCATTCGCGCGGTCATCGAGCCGGCCTTCTGGATGGGCCAGCCGCGCACCAACGTGGGCAGCTTCATCGATTACTTCGCCAGCCTGGTGGGCTGGGAGCGCTTCCGCGCCTCGCAGTTCGGCATCGCCCACTACTGCACCATCGGCATCAACTCCAAAGAGGCCAACAACGAAGGCCTGGCCCGTGAGGCGCTGGAAATCCTGCCCAACTTTGCCCTGAAAGAGGGGGTCGTGGCGATTGGGGAAATCGGCTATGACGAGATTACTCCGGCGGAAGAGTACATCTATCAGCGCCAACTGGAATTCGCCGTCGAGCACGACATGGTGGTGATGGTGCACTCCCCCCACCGGGACAAGAAAAACGGCATCATCCGCTCCATTGATGTGGCGCGGGAAATCGGCGTGCCCATGGAGAAGCTGGTCATCGACCACAACAACGAAGAGACCGTGGACGATGTACTGAACAGCGGCGCCTGGGCGGCCTTCACCATCTACCCCAATACCAAGATGGGCTCCGAACGGATGGTGGAGGTGGTCCGCAAGTACGGGCCGGAACGCATTATCGTCGACAGCTCCGCCGACTGGGGCGTGAGTGATCCACTGTCGGTTCCGAAGACCGCCAACCTGATGCGCGAGCGCGGTATCGAGGAAAAAGCCATTGAGCTGACCTGTTGGCAGAACGCCCTGGACGCCTACGCCCAGTCCGGACAGATCGACATCGACGAGCTGTCCCGGCCGGCGGTAATTGATCAGCGCCAATCCTATAACGACAACACTGTGCTGCGCGGCCAACAACCCCGCGTCGATGAGCCGGTGCCCAACTGA
- a CDS encoding glycoside hydrolase family 28 protein, whose protein sequence is MIDLQKRGSLKALGLSSCALGLLPVAGCNTTSPAAPAYAGRDEALWAEADDIINRIARTDFPNRDFPVTEFGGKGDGETDNTSPIANAIEACAAAGGGRVVIPAGQFNTGPVHLKSNVNLHLQKGAVLSFYTDPERYKPYVMTRWEGVELMGYSPLIYAYEQENIAVTGEGVLEGNGSNTVWWPWKGKWSRAQWPIDPVEDQKHTRTPLFEMAEQGVPVDERVFEDNYLRPPFVQPYRCKRVLIEGVTIRNSPFWLINPVLSEDVIVRGVQCVSHGPNSDGCDPESCNRVLIEKCLFDTGDDCIALKSGRNADGRRLATPIQNIVIQDCQMRAGHGGVVIGSEISGGARNVFARRCHMDSPVLDRAVRIKTNSVRGGLIENIAIRDIVIGQVKDVFVINFYYEEGDAGDYLPEVKDLHVSNMVVDNAERVFHLRGFERAPISGVTLHDVTIKHADELGILENVSSIETESVSLNGEPLQL, encoded by the coding sequence ATGATCGATCTACAGAAACGCGGCAGCCTGAAGGCGCTGGGTCTGTCTTCCTGTGCCTTGGGATTACTGCCCGTGGCCGGCTGTAACACCACATCGCCTGCAGCCCCCGCTTACGCGGGACGTGACGAGGCCCTCTGGGCCGAGGCCGACGACATCATCAACCGTATCGCGCGAACGGACTTCCCGAACCGGGATTTCCCTGTCACCGAGTTCGGTGGCAAGGGCGATGGCGAAACCGATAATACCAGTCCCATTGCCAACGCCATTGAGGCCTGTGCCGCCGCCGGCGGTGGCCGGGTGGTGATTCCGGCAGGGCAGTTCAACACCGGCCCGGTGCACCTGAAATCCAACGTCAATCTGCACTTGCAGAAAGGGGCCGTACTCTCGTTCTACACGGACCCGGAGCGCTACAAGCCCTATGTGATGACCCGCTGGGAAGGGGTGGAACTGATGGGGTACTCGCCGCTGATTTACGCCTACGAGCAGGAAAACATCGCGGTGACAGGCGAGGGTGTGCTGGAGGGCAATGGCTCCAATACCGTCTGGTGGCCCTGGAAGGGTAAGTGGAGCCGCGCTCAGTGGCCCATTGATCCGGTAGAGGATCAGAAGCACACCCGCACGCCGCTGTTTGAAATGGCAGAACAAGGTGTGCCGGTGGATGAGCGGGTGTTCGAGGACAACTACCTGCGTCCGCCCTTTGTTCAGCCTTACCGCTGTAAACGCGTACTGATCGAAGGCGTGACCATCCGCAACTCCCCCTTCTGGCTGATCAATCCCGTGCTGTCTGAAGACGTGATTGTGCGCGGCGTGCAGTGCGTCAGTCACGGGCCGAACTCCGATGGTTGTGACCCCGAGTCCTGCAACCGCGTGTTGATCGAAAAATGCCTGTTCGATACCGGGGATGACTGCATTGCACTCAAATCCGGTCGAAACGCCGATGGCCGTCGTCTGGCCACACCAATCCAGAATATTGTGATTCAGGATTGCCAGATGCGAGCCGGTCACGGTGGGGTGGTGATTGGCAGTGAAATCTCGGGCGGTGCGCGCAATGTGTTTGCCCGTCGCTGTCATATGGACAGCCCGGTGCTGGACCGCGCGGTGCGCATCAAAACCAATTCGGTGCGTGGCGGGCTGATCGAGAATATCGCCATTCGGGATATCGTGATTGGACAGGTGAAAGATGTCTTCGTGATCAACTTCTACTATGAGGAAGGGGATGCCGGAGATTACCTGCCAGAGGTGAAGGACCTCCATGTCAGCAATATGGTGGTGGACAATGCCGAGCGGGTATTCCATCTGCGCGGCTTTGAGCGCGCGCCCATCAGCGGGGTGACGTTACACGATGTCACCATCAAGCATGCCGATGAGTTGGGTATTCTGGAAAATGTCTCCTCCATCGAGACCGAGTCCGTGAGTCTCAACGGCGAACCACTGCAGTTGTAA
- a CDS encoding ABC transporter permease codes for MTLLRKEIKRFTRIWVQTLLPPAITMALYFVIFGKLIGSRIGEMGGFDYIQFVVPGLIMMAVLTNSYSNVSSSFFSAKFQRSIEEVLVSPTPNYIILLGYVLGGVARGLAVGVMVTLLSLFFTDLPIYSWVITVSIVVLTAVLFALAGFINAVFANTFDDISIVPTFVLTPLTYLGGVFFSIDLLSDFWQGVAQLNPILYMVNAFRYGMLGVSDVNIGVAFSGLVVCVMVLFAVGMHLLKTGKRLRA; via the coding sequence ATGACCTTGCTGCGCAAGGAAATCAAACGCTTTACCCGCATCTGGGTGCAGACCCTGCTGCCGCCGGCCATCACCATGGCGCTGTACTTTGTGATTTTCGGCAAGCTGATTGGCAGTCGTATCGGTGAGATGGGCGGTTTTGACTACATCCAGTTTGTGGTGCCCGGCCTGATCATGATGGCGGTGCTGACCAACTCTTACTCGAACGTCAGCTCGTCTTTTTTCAGTGCGAAATTTCAGCGCAGCATTGAAGAAGTGCTGGTCTCGCCCACACCGAACTACATCATTCTGTTGGGCTATGTGCTCGGCGGCGTGGCCCGCGGATTGGCGGTGGGGGTCATGGTGACCCTCCTGTCACTGTTTTTTACCGACCTGCCGATCTACAGCTGGGTCATCACCGTATCCATTGTGGTGCTCACGGCGGTGCTGTTCGCCCTGGCCGGTTTCATCAATGCGGTGTTCGCCAATACCTTTGACGATATCTCCATCGTGCCGACCTTTGTGCTGACGCCGCTGACCTATCTGGGCGGGGTCTTTTTCTCGATTGATCTGCTCTCGGACTTCTGGCAGGGCGTGGCCCAGCTGAACCCGATTCTGTATATGGTCAACGCCTTCCGCTATGGCATGTTGGGCGTGTCGGACGTCAATATCGGCGTGGCGTTCAGTGGCCTGGTGGTGTGCGTCATGGTGCTGTTTGCCGTCGGCATGCACCTGCTCAAAACCGGCAAGCGTCTGCGCGCGTAA
- a CDS encoding EboA domain-containing protein: protein MAVASEYSVHQLLQALLDEHLTEPARAFWTKAQSQIVDGARGQAFANLLAMASRHAKRQPLGLTDTELAAAEGALPGWSPRAWNRLELLRINLILVRPDLEQASFAEEFEALFRFADEGETCALYRSLPLLPRGERFTWRAAEACRTNMLTVFEAVALDSPYPVTHFDDTAWHQLVIKALFLDCPLYRVSGLDQRLTPELTRMALDWAEERHSAGRHYHLGLWLCLGPHHPERVRQFLDTHWPEATTMEQQAMLLAAARAGQAQWLASVEPADPKVLPYWQNATAGRSEQAQFAPLFAERPSA from the coding sequence GTGGCAGTGGCTTCGGAGTATTCAGTACATCAATTATTGCAGGCGTTGTTGGATGAACATCTGACTGAGCCCGCTCGGGCCTTCTGGACCAAGGCGCAGAGCCAGATAGTCGACGGTGCACGAGGCCAGGCCTTTGCCAATCTGTTGGCCATGGCCAGCCGGCACGCCAAACGCCAGCCCCTGGGATTGACCGACACGGAGCTGGCCGCTGCCGAGGGGGCCCTGCCGGGCTGGAGCCCCCGGGCCTGGAACCGGCTCGAGCTGCTGCGCATCAACCTGATTCTGGTGCGTCCCGACCTGGAGCAGGCGAGCTTTGCCGAGGAATTCGAGGCATTGTTCCGCTTTGCCGACGAGGGGGAGACCTGCGCGCTCTACCGAAGCCTGCCCCTGCTGCCTCGCGGCGAGCGTTTTACCTGGCGGGCGGCCGAGGCCTGCCGTACCAATATGTTGACGGTATTTGAAGCCGTTGCCCTGGACTCGCCGTATCCGGTCACCCACTTTGACGATACCGCCTGGCACCAGTTGGTGATCAAGGCGCTGTTTCTGGATTGCCCGCTGTACCGGGTATCCGGGCTGGATCAGCGGCTCACCCCCGAACTGACCCGGATGGCGTTGGACTGGGCCGAGGAGCGCCACAGCGCCGGACGCCACTACCACCTTGGGCTCTGGCTCTGCCTGGGGCCTCACCACCCGGAGCGGGTCCGCCAGTTTCTCGACACCCACTGGCCCGAGGCCACCACGATGGAACAGCAGGCCATGCTGCTCGCCGCCGCCCGTGCCGGGCAGGCGCAGTGGCTGGCGTCGGTCGAGCCGGCCGACCCGAAAGTGTTACCCTACTGGCAAAACGCGACCGCAGGGCGCTCCGAACAGGCGCAGTTTGCGCCCCTGTTTGCCGAGCGGCCGTCCGCTTGA